A single window of Mycoplasma bradburyae DNA harbors:
- a CDS encoding site-2 protease family protein, giving the protein MISYYANLALLILILIFSIIVTLTIHELGHYVFAKIFKVHIKEFSIGIGPVLFSFYLRKKKMIFSFRMILAGAFVMLESDKLKQAYIDDPNARNYNFYLMPRPKGTYSLEKVAYWKQILIMVGGIIFNFFAFGFFLAIFETIFKGQSLAIAKFFKDIFINIGKGFVLYEAWKPGLNTGGGSMGGAGDVIKFSSRTASYQELLTTLISINGATAVFNFIPIAPLDGSKILQYTYQRIAKKEMNEKVWTWTTMIGVVLVIWVSLGSIINLIIVG; this is encoded by the coding sequence ATGATTTCATATTACGCAAATTTAGCTCTGCTAATTCTTATACTAATATTTTCGATCATAGTGACTTTAACAATTCACGAACTAGGGCACTATGTTTTTGCTAAAATATTTAAAGTGCATATTAAAGAATTCTCAATCGGCATAGGTCCTGTATTATTTTCTTTTTATCTTCGTAAAAAGAAGATGATTTTTAGTTTTCGAATGATTTTAGCTGGAGCTTTTGTCATGCTTGAAAGCGATAAACTTAAACAAGCCTATATTGATGATCCAAATGCTAGGAATTACAACTTTTATTTAATGCCTAGACCTAAAGGTACTTATTCATTAGAAAAAGTTGCTTATTGAAAACAAATATTAATAATGGTTGGTGGAATTATCTTTAATTTTTTTGCCTTTGGTTTTTTCTTAGCGATATTTGAAACAATATTTAAAGGTCAGAGTTTAGCGATAGCAAAATTCTTTAAAGATATTTTTATTAATATTGGTAAAGGATTTGTTTTATATGAAGCATGAAAACCTGGATTAAACACAGGAGGCGGATCTATGGGTGGCGCTGGTGATGTTATTAAATTCTCATCAAGAACAGCATCATACCAAGAATTATTAACAACATTGATTTCGATCAATGGAGCTACTGCTGTATTCAACTTTATACCAATCGCGCCATTAGATGGATCAAAGATTCTTCAATATACTTATCAAAGAATTGCTAAAAAAGAAATGAATGAAAAAGTATGAACTTGAACAACAATGATTGGTGTTGTTTTAGTTATCTGAGTTTCGCTGGGAAGTATAATTAATTTAATAATAGTCGGATAG
- the tsf gene encoding translation elongation factor Ts yields MASITELIKQLRASTQAGFMDCKKALEATNNDIDQAIKWLRENGIAKAAKKVDNVASEGVIKLKLADQKATVLEINSQTDFVTKNDQFIAFSNELIDLIHETGITDVAEIEKLKLASGSTVAETQIHLTAIIGEKISLRRVQIIKEQSNSSLGIYLHSNNRIGVIIETSKTDDKEFLKHVAMHIAASNPKFLSKDDVAADFIEKEKEIAKSQALAEGKPANFIEKIVEGRIQKILEEVCLVNQKFLINQEQTVLEAAKAKNIQLLSFVRFEVGEGIEKAASNFADEVKAQMK; encoded by the coding sequence ATGGCATCAATTACAGAATTAATTAAACAATTAAGAGCTAGCACTCAAGCTGGTTTTATGGATTGCAAAAAAGCTCTAGAAGCTACTAATAATGATATCGATCAAGCAATCAAATGATTAAGAGAAAACGGAATTGCTAAAGCAGCTAAAAAGGTTGATAATGTTGCATCTGAAGGTGTAATTAAATTAAAATTAGCTGATCAAAAAGCAACTGTTTTAGAAATCAATTCGCAAACCGACTTCGTTACTAAAAATGATCAATTTATCGCATTTTCTAATGAATTAATTGATTTAATTCACGAAACAGGAATAACAGATGTTGCTGAAATTGAAAAATTAAAATTAGCAAGTGGTTCAACTGTTGCTGAAACTCAAATTCATTTAACAGCTATTATTGGTGAAAAGATTTCTTTAAGAAGAGTTCAAATCATCAAAGAACAATCTAACAGTTCATTGGGTATCTACTTACACTCAAACAATCGCATTGGTGTAATTATTGAAACTTCTAAAACTGATGATAAAGAATTCTTAAAACATGTAGCTATGCATATTGCCGCATCTAATCCAAAATTCCTTTCTAAAGATGATGTAGCTGCTGATTTCATCGAAAAAGAAAAAGAAATCGCTAAATCACAAGCTTTAGCAGAAGGTAAACCAGCTAACTTCATAGAAAAAATTGTTGAAGGTAGAATTCAAAAAATCCTTGAAGAAGTTTGTTTAGTAAACCAAAAATTCTTAATCAACCAAGAACAAACTGTTTTAGAAGCTGCAAAAGCTAAAAATATTCAATTATTAAGCTTTGTTAGATTTGAAGTTGGTGAAGGTATCGAAAAAGCTGCTAGCAACTTCGCGGACGAAGTTAAAGCTCAAATGAAATAA
- a CDS encoding NAD-dependent epimerase/dehydratase family protein codes for MKVLVLGATGSIGKQAIDVICRLNYELVGFSYYKNHSEAKNIINQLNPGYVLCHSDNKHNKNIKSDLIELIDKSKPKVVINAINGSAGIEASLITLSKKKDLLLANKESLIIAGKQLNLIKKNAKTNIFPIDSEHTSLYDLIKNTNKKQIKELIITASGSRYFNLPKSELKKITYQDAINHPNWNMGEEISINSATFINKVYEIVEAYHLFQIAKITPVVEKTSTIHAGVIYQDNSIHLHASTNDMRWSIQSALTQFNNKNNIVRELDIYQKQIKFEKIDFEQYPVFKIAYDILKNPSTTRGAVLVCINEFALNLFRNNKINFLQISELIIDFYWNYKHKKIDDIWQINDLIFKIKEEISTKYSHLSK; via the coding sequence ATGAAAGTATTAGTACTTGGAGCTACAGGTTCAATTGGAAAACAAGCAATTGATGTTATTTGTCGATTGAATTATGAGCTTGTTGGTTTTTCTTATTATAAAAACCATTCTGAAGCAAAAAATATTATTAATCAATTAAATCCAGGCTATGTTTTATGTCATAGTGATAATAAACATAACAAAAACATAAAAAGTGACTTAATTGAATTAATTGATAAATCTAAACCAAAAGTTGTTATTAACGCAATTAATGGTTCGGCGGGAATTGAAGCTTCATTAATTACTCTTAGCAAGAAAAAAGATTTATTACTAGCAAATAAAGAATCTTTAATAATCGCTGGTAAACAATTAAACTTAATCAAAAAGAACGCTAAAACTAATATTTTTCCAATTGATTCTGAACATACTTCGTTGTACGATTTAATTAAAAATACAAATAAAAAACAGATCAAAGAATTGATTATTACTGCATCTGGTTCAAGGTATTTTAATTTACCTAAATCTGAGTTAAAAAAGATTACATATCAAGATGCAATCAATCATCCAAATTGAAATATGGGTGAAGAAATTTCGATAAATTCAGCTACTTTTATCAATAAAGTTTATGAAATTGTTGAAGCGTATCATTTGTTTCAAATCGCTAAAATTACTCCAGTAGTAGAAAAAACATCGACAATCCATGCGGGAGTTATTTATCAAGATAATTCGATTCATTTACACGCTAGTACAAATGATATGCGTTGATCAATTCAATCAGCACTAACTCAATTTAACAATAAAAATAATATTGTAAGAGAGTTAGATATTTATCAAAAACAGATTAAATTTGAAAAAATTGATTTTGAACAATATCCTGTATTTAAAATTGCTTATGATATATTAAAAAATCCAAGCACTACAAGAGGTGCTGTTTTAGTTTGTATCAATGAATTCGCTTTAAACTTATTTAGAAACAACAAAATCAATTTTTTACAAATATCTGAATTGATTATCGATTTTTATTGAAACTACAAACATAAAAAAATTGATGATATTTGGCAAATAAACGATTTAATATTTAAAATTAAAGAAGAGATATCAACTAAATACTCCCATTTAAGCAAATAA
- the frr gene encoding ribosome recycling factor, which produces MEFKIYSDFFEKEADAKISWLESELSKIRSGRANLKILDDVKAEYYGELTPLIEMANLSIPEPREILIKPYEKSQVNPIQSALLKANLNLTPVVDGDKIRIKLPQLTEENRKENVKKAKAIGEKAKQEVRFVRRDTLNKLKSDKIADKDLNKFFEGEIEKITKKYIDQIDAILTKKEKDLLSL; this is translated from the coding sequence ATGGAATTTAAAATTTATTCTGATTTTTTTGAAAAAGAAGCTGATGCTAAAATTTCTTGACTAGAAAGTGAATTATCAAAAATTCGTTCAGGAAGAGCTAACCTTAAAATTCTTGATGATGTTAAAGCTGAATATTATGGCGAATTAACACCATTAATTGAAATGGCTAACTTATCAATTCCTGAACCAAGAGAAATTTTAATTAAACCATACGAAAAATCTCAAGTAAATCCAATTCAATCTGCTTTATTAAAAGCTAATTTAAACTTAACTCCGGTTGTTGATGGTGATAAGATTCGCATTAAATTACCTCAACTAACTGAAGAGAATAGAAAAGAAAACGTTAAAAAAGCTAAAGCGATTGGTGAAAAAGCGAAACAAGAAGTTAGATTTGTTCGTAGAGATACGCTTAATAAACTTAAATCAGACAAGATAGCTGATAAAGATTTGAACAAGTTTTTCGAGGGTGAAATCGAAAAGATTACCAAGAAATATATTGATCAAATTGATGCAATTTTAACTAAAAAAGAAAAAGATTTACTAAGCCTATAA
- the uvrA gene encoding excinuclease ABC subunit UvrA produces the protein MQKTKKNTSNYISIVGARENNLKNINIDIPKNQLVVVTGLSGSGKSSLAFKTIYAEGQRRYLESLSPYARQFLGNNDKPDVDSIEGLSPSISIDQKSTSHNPRSTVGTVTEIYDFLRLLWSRVGDAYCVNGHGKIKTTTIKQIIDQVLDLEENTRLQILAPVVKLQKGTFKNEFEKYHKQGFMRVLVDGQVYSLDDKIELDKNQKHNISIIIDRIVLNKDNQTKLRITDAIETALNVSNGLIHIITDDSKYEFSLNHSCDQCGFNIPEFEPRLFSFNSPVGACDYCKGLGFTFEPDVDKIIPDKNLSINEGGIDYFKNTVNTSSQDWQRFSSIIKHYDIDPDTPIKNLTKKEINYLLEGSDEPIEIIIESKNGVSSKLDYVEGIAKLIQRRHLETNSSMARDYYSKYTSQQKCKTCDGKKLSPAALSVKIGGLDIVEFTDLNIKKELDFILGLEFNEERAKIAKFVLKEILDRLHFLINVGLEYLTLSRNAATLSGGESQRIRLATQIGSRLSGVLYVLDEPSIGLHQKDNDKLIDTLISMKNLGNSLIIVEHDEDTMLAADYLIDIGPGAGIYGGKIVAAGTVDEVKQNPDSLTGQYLSKKQTIEIPKKLHSGNGQKIIIKGASANNLKNINVEFPLNKFVVVTGVSGSGKSTLVNQTLVNGIEKALFNKHVEVGKYKSLIGINSIDKIVKVSQDPIGRTPRSNPATYVSVFDDIREVFANVIEAKTRGYTKSRFSFNVSGGRCDDCQGDGVKCIEMHFLPNVYVKCTSCNGKKYNEATLEIKYKNKSIYDVLEMSCEEALEFFKSTPSIYRKLQLMCDVGLGYLKLSTNATELSGGEAQRIKLAKHLQRKATGKTIYVLDEPTTGLHSHDIKKLLIVLNRLVENGDSVIVIEHNLDLIKVADHVIDLGPNGGDEGGYVVCTGTPQELVDKYTDSSYTAKYLAKIMKN, from the coding sequence ATGCAAAAAACTAAGAAAAATACATCTAACTATATAAGCATCGTTGGTGCTAGAGAAAACAATCTAAAAAATATCAACATTGATATCCCCAAAAATCAATTAGTTGTAGTTACTGGTTTATCAGGTAGTGGTAAATCTTCTTTAGCATTCAAAACAATTTATGCTGAAGGTCAAAGAAGATATCTAGAATCATTATCGCCTTATGCAAGACAATTTTTAGGTAACAATGATAAACCAGATGTTGATTCAATTGAAGGATTATCGCCATCAATATCTATTGATCAAAAATCAACCTCTCATAACCCAAGATCAACAGTTGGTACGGTTACTGAAATATATGATTTTTTAAGATTATTATGATCAAGAGTTGGTGATGCTTATTGTGTCAATGGTCACGGTAAAATTAAAACCACAACAATTAAACAAATTATTGACCAAGTTCTAGATTTAGAAGAAAATACTAGACTTCAAATTTTAGCGCCTGTTGTTAAACTGCAAAAAGGTACTTTTAAAAATGAATTCGAAAAATATCACAAGCAAGGTTTTATGCGTGTTTTGGTTGATGGTCAAGTTTATAGTCTTGATGACAAAATAGAATTAGATAAAAACCAAAAACATAATATTAGTATTATTATCGATCGGATTGTTTTAAATAAAGATAACCAAACAAAATTAAGAATAACTGATGCTATTGAAACCGCTCTAAATGTAAGTAATGGTTTAATTCATATCATTACAGATGACAGCAAATATGAATTTTCTTTAAACCATTCTTGCGATCAATGCGGGTTTAATATTCCTGAGTTTGAACCTAGATTATTTTCTTTTAATAGCCCTGTTGGTGCTTGTGATTACTGTAAAGGGTTAGGTTTCACTTTTGAACCTGATGTTGATAAAATTATCCCTGATAAAAATTTATCAATTAACGAAGGTGGTATTGATTATTTCAAGAATACAGTTAATACTTCATCGCAAGATTGACAACGTTTTTCTTCGATAATAAAACACTACGATATCGATCCAGATACACCAATTAAAAATCTAACCAAAAAAGAGATTAATTATTTATTAGAGGGTTCAGACGAACCGATCGAAATCATAATTGAATCTAAAAATGGTGTTAGTTCAAAACTTGATTATGTTGAAGGAATTGCTAAATTAATTCAGAGAAGACATCTAGAAACTAATAGCTCAATGGCTCGTGATTATTATTCAAAATATACATCACAACAAAAGTGCAAAACTTGTGATGGTAAAAAATTATCGCCAGCAGCATTAAGCGTAAAAATAGGTGGTTTAGATATTGTTGAATTTACAGATCTAAACATTAAAAAGGAATTAGATTTTATCTTAGGTTTAGAATTCAATGAAGAAAGAGCTAAGATTGCCAAATTCGTTCTAAAAGAAATTTTAGATCGACTACATTTCTTGATTAATGTTGGTTTAGAATATCTAACATTATCAAGAAATGCTGCAACACTTTCAGGTGGTGAATCTCAAAGAATTAGATTGGCAACTCAAATAGGTTCTAGACTATCTGGAGTTTTGTATGTATTAGATGAACCATCAATCGGTTTACACCAAAAAGATAATGATAAACTAATTGATACTTTAATTTCTATGAAGAATTTAGGTAACAGTTTGATTATTGTTGAACATGATGAAGATACAATGCTAGCTGCTGATTATCTTATTGATATCGGTCCTGGTGCTGGTATTTATGGTGGTAAGATTGTGGCAGCTGGAACAGTTGATGAAGTTAAACAAAATCCTGATTCATTAACTGGTCAATATTTATCTAAAAAACAAACTATAGAAATACCTAAAAAACTTCATTCAGGCAACGGTCAAAAAATTATTATAAAAGGTGCTAGTGCTAATAATCTAAAAAATATTAATGTTGAATTCCCTTTAAATAAGTTTGTTGTGGTTACTGGGGTTTCTGGTAGTGGTAAATCAACTTTAGTTAATCAAACTTTAGTTAACGGAATTGAAAAAGCTTTATTTAATAAGCATGTTGAAGTAGGCAAATATAAATCATTAATTGGTATTAATTCAATTGATAAGATTGTAAAAGTATCTCAAGATCCAATTGGTAGAACTCCTCGTTCAAATCCGGCTACTTATGTCAGTGTGTTTGATGACATTAGAGAAGTGTTTGCTAATGTTATTGAAGCTAAAACTCGAGGTTATACAAAATCAAGATTTTCATTTAATGTTTCTGGTGGACGATGCGATGATTGTCAAGGTGATGGTGTTAAATGTATTGAAATGCATTTTTTACCAAATGTTTATGTTAAATGTACTAGTTGTAATGGTAAGAAATACAATGAAGCAACTCTTGAAATTAAATATAAAAACAAATCAATTTACGATGTTTTAGAAATGTCTTGTGAAGAAGCTTTGGAATTCTTTAAATCGACTCCATCAATTTATCGTAAGCTGCAATTGATGTGTGATGTTGGTCTTGGATATTTAAAATTATCAACAAATGCCACAGAATTATCAGGTGGCGAAGCGCAAAGAATTAAATTAGCTAAGCATCTCCAAAGAAAAGCAACTGGCAAAACAATTTATGTATTAGATGAACCGACAACCGGTCTTCATTCTCACGACATTAAAAAATTATTAATCGTTTTAAATCGTTTGGTTGAAAATGGTGATTCAGTGATTGTTATTGAACATAACTTAGATTTAATTAAGGTAGCTGATCATGTGATTGATCTAGGGCCTAATGGCGGGGATGAAGGCGGTTATGTTGTATGTACAGGTACGCCGCAAGAGTTAGTGGACAAATATACTGATTCATCTTATACAGCTAAATATTTAGCTAAAATTATGAAAAATTAA
- a CDS encoding phosphatidate cytidylyltransferase, producing MNVGIQETKNRTTNKNSRIMIAIVIVCFYILLMLFSALADYNNDWSPFYPVIQNGVLVDSLKNALIRTTFSVFSTLIIFLAFFLGIKEIGDVFYRTNKKIIYWFIGVNSVFYLVITFTNIAITQFHNIYQDLDNIPSKIHVSLEWLNNYRGSVDFSFLGLMGLMVITHFVLILYLLKKVNRFNKKDIINAFGLWIFFSCGIYGITYTVLNNGWTTFLYLLLLVSMNDSFAYAFGKRFGKTKMVPNISPNKTWGGAIYGLITTLLIMLFVTVLYNIPIFIKNAAESQTTLDKVDPNNLIANIYYLTTYWQSQRFVWFWWFFVALMIFFLSIVSILGDLYFSYVKRQYQIKDYSTILKGHGGILDRFDSVCFVFIAFMIFRIFVS from the coding sequence ATGAATGTAGGAATTCAAGAAACTAAAAACCGAACAACAAACAAGAACAGTAGAATAATGATTGCTATTGTTATTGTTTGTTTTTATATTTTATTGATGCTTTTTAGCGCTTTAGCTGATTATAATAACGATTGATCTCCATTTTATCCTGTTATACAAAATGGCGTCCTGGTTGATAGTCTTAAAAATGCATTGATAAGAACAACATTTAGTGTTTTTAGTACTTTAATTATTTTCCTTGCTTTCTTTTTGGGAATTAAAGAAATTGGCGATGTTTTTTACAGGACTAATAAGAAAATTATTTATTGGTTTATCGGTGTAAATTCAGTATTTTATTTAGTTATTACATTTACAAACATAGCGATTACACAATTTCATAACATCTATCAAGATCTTGATAATATACCAAGTAAGATTCATGTATCTTTAGAATGACTTAATAATTACCGCGGATCGGTTGATTTTAGTTTCTTAGGATTAATGGGGTTGATGGTAATAACCCACTTTGTATTAATCTTATACTTGTTAAAAAAAGTTAATCGCTTCAACAAAAAAGACATAATAAACGCATTTGGATTATGAATCTTTTTCTCTTGTGGAATTTATGGAATTACCTATACAGTATTAAATAATGGTTGAACTACATTCTTATACTTACTATTATTAGTAAGTATGAACGACTCTTTTGCTTATGCATTTGGTAAAAGATTTGGTAAAACCAAAATGGTTCCCAACATAAGTCCTAATAAAACTTGAGGTGGAGCAATTTATGGATTAATTACAACATTATTAATAATGTTGTTTGTTACAGTGCTATATAATATTCCGATATTTATAAAAAATGCAGCTGAATCACAAACTACACTTGATAAAGTTGATCCAAATAATTTAATAGCTAACATTTATTATTTAACAACTTACTGACAAAGCCAAAGATTTGTTTGATTCTGATGATTCTTTGTAGCTTTAATGATTTTCTTTTTATCAATTGTTTCAATTCTTGGTGATTTATATTTTTCTTATGTGAAAAGACAATACCAAATAAAGGATTATTCAACAATACTAAAAGGTCATGGTGGCATCTTAGATCGTTTTGATAGTGTTTGTTTTGTGTTTATTGCTTTCATGATTTTTAGAATATTTGTAAGTTAA
- the pyrH gene encoding UMP kinase gives MKKPNIIIKISGASLQDKNSSDCYSYDKINSLANQLKTLSSKYNIGLIVGGGNIFRGKLAKDFGVEINKADYIGMLATVINSSLLESKLQSLGLKTKVLSALEVKGLTQEINPKSLSEIFNDCEIAFFSGGTGNSHFTTDTATVLRAIQINADMVLIGKDGVDGVYTADPKIDKNATFIEKISYKDALAKELRIMDLTAFSLAMDHNLKLLIFNIEADQSIIKTIDNKNKHTTITN, from the coding sequence ATGAAAAAGCCAAACATAATTATTAAAATTAGTGGAGCTTCGCTTCAAGATAAAAACAGCAGTGATTGTTACTCTTATGACAAGATTAATAGTTTGGCTAACCAATTAAAAACTTTATCATCAAAATACAATATTGGATTGATTGTAGGTGGTGGTAATATCTTTCGTGGAAAATTAGCGAAGGATTTTGGTGTTGAAATAAACAAGGCTGATTATATCGGTATGTTGGCTACTGTTATTAATTCATCGCTTTTAGAATCTAAATTACAATCATTAGGTTTAAAAACAAAAGTTTTATCAGCTTTAGAAGTTAAAGGTTTAACTCAAGAAATAAACCCAAAAAGCTTATCTGAGATATTTAACGATTGTGAAATCGCCTTCTTCTCAGGTGGAACAGGTAACTCGCATTTCACAACTGATACCGCAACTGTATTAAGAGCAATTCAAATTAATGCAGATATGGTGCTGATTGGCAAGGATGGTGTTGATGGGGTTTATACTGCTGATCCTAAGATTGACAAGAACGCAACATTTATTGAGAAAATATCTTATAAAGATGCGTTAGCTAAAGAATTAAGAATCATGGACCTAACTGCTTTTAGTTTGGCTATGGATCATAATTTAAAATTATTAATCTTTAATATCGAAGCTGATCAATCGATTATTAAAACAATTGATAATAAAAACAAACACACAACAATTACAAACTAA